One Bacillota bacterium genomic region harbors:
- a CDS encoding RNA-binding protein, whose amino-acid sequence MTTLYVGNLSWGTTEQDLRAAFTAIAEVLGCRVVLDRETGRSRGFGFVEVSDREQAARAISALDGAELDGRRIVVNEARAPREREGENRSRRY is encoded by the coding sequence ATGACCACACTGTACGTCGGCAACCTGAGCTGGGGCACCACAGAGCAGGATCTGCGGGCCGCGTTCACCGCCATCGCAGAGGTCCTGGGATGCCGGGTGGTGCTCGACCGCGAAACCGGTCGCTCGCGCGGCTTCGGCTTCGTGGAAGTCAGCGACAGAGAGCAGGCCGCGCGGGCAATCTCGGCACTCGACGGTGCCGAGCTGGACGGCAGGCGCATCGTGGTGAACGAAGCCCGGGCCCCGCGGGAGCGCGAGGGAGAAAACCGGTCGCGCAGGTACTGA
- a CDS encoding HD-GYP domain-containing protein: MRTTRPALTEPPTVVRVSDAPVWDGKERVGRIFVFTDITREKNALARLEEFYQEAIRALVAAVEARDPYTRGHSVRVSRYAVMIGEGLGLTPEQLATLRYAGLLHDIGKLAVEDRVLRKAGPLTPEERQAIKQHPVVGAAILGSASSFAALVPAVRHHHERFDGTGYPDGLAGEQIPLEARILAVADAFDAMTSDRPYRPAFAWDVACERLIQGRGTQFDPRAVDTFLECIEAICSFPHLVAADLPCRIAGQVSTRAQ, from the coding sequence GTGCGGACCACCCGACCTGCACTCACCGAGCCCCCCACGGTGGTCCGGGTTTCCGACGCCCCCGTTTGGGACGGCAAAGAGCGGGTTGGGCGTATATTCGTGTTCACCGACATCACCCGGGAGAAGAACGCCCTCGCCCGCCTGGAGGAGTTTTACCAGGAAGCCATTCGGGCACTGGTGGCTGCCGTCGAGGCCCGCGACCCGTATACACGCGGGCATTCTGTGCGGGTTTCCCGGTACGCGGTGATGATAGGCGAAGGGCTCGGGTTGACCCCGGAACAGCTCGCGACTTTGCGGTACGCCGGGCTCCTGCACGATATCGGGAAGCTGGCCGTGGAAGACCGCGTCCTCCGCAAGGCTGGTCCTCTCACACCCGAAGAGCGGCAGGCCATCAAGCAGCATCCGGTGGTCGGTGCCGCCATCCTGGGTTCCGCCAGCAGCTTCGCCGCCCTGGTCCCAGCCGTCAGGCACCACCACGAGAGGTTCGATGGCACCGGCTACCCGGACGGGCTGGCGGGGGAGCAGATTCCCCTGGAAGCGCGCATCCTGGCAGTGGCGGATGCCTTCGACGCCATGACTTCGGACCGGCCCTACCGGCCGGCGTTTGCGTGGGACGTGGCCTGCGAGCGCCTCATTCAGGGACGCGGCACCCAGTTTGATCCCAGGGCGGTGGATACCTTCCTGGAGTGCATTGAGGCCATCTGCAGTTTCCCTCACTTGGTGGCTGCTGACCTCCCGTGCAGGATTGCGGGGCAGGTCAGCACACGGGCTCAGTAA
- a CDS encoding metal-sensitive transcriptional regulator, which translates to MSAGHCDRHPVLPRDRSELLERIRRIEGQVRGIGRMIEEDRYCVDVLVQIAAARSALDNLGVLVLEGHVKGCVAQALREGQGDEAVRELLEVVRKFLR; encoded by the coding sequence ATGAGCGCCGGACATTGTGACCGTCACCCCGTTCTGCCCCGAGACCGGTCGGAGTTGCTGGAGCGCATCCGCCGCATTGAGGGGCAGGTACGCGGCATCGGCAGGATGATCGAAGAGGATCGCTACTGTGTCGACGTCCTGGTGCAGATTGCCGCTGCCCGCTCGGCGCTGGACAACCTGGGAGTGCTGGTGCTGGAGGGGCATGTCAAGGGCTGTGTAGCCCAGGCCCTGCGGGAGGGCCAGGGTGACGAGGCGGTGCGGGAGCTGCTCGAGGTGGTGAGGAAATTCCTGCGGTGA
- a CDS encoding YHS domain-containing protein, producing MSSERASAFWYTAISVAAAAVFFLATGGAGRYPPVARYGGAAWVFLLSMVITMPLVSSYFRRRRPAGGGSRSEAGGSEIPGVPGDVSTVSPWVENTGGMVMAKDPVCGMEVDPAQAAGSSVYGGETFHFCSRACKEAFDRNPERYVSRAGGAAGREPGHGGHRRHGCGHCC from the coding sequence GTGTCTTCGGAGAGGGCCAGCGCGTTCTGGTACACGGCCATCTCCGTGGCGGCGGCCGCGGTGTTCTTCCTGGCCACCGGAGGGGCGGGGCGGTACCCGCCGGTGGCTCGGTACGGCGGGGCCGCCTGGGTGTTTCTGTTGTCCATGGTGATCACCATGCCCCTGGTGAGCTCTTACTTCCGTAGGCGGCGGCCTGCCGGGGGAGGAAGCAGGAGCGAAGCAGGCGGAAGCGAAATCCCCGGGGTGCCGGGTGATGTGTCAACGGTGTCACCTTGGGTGGAGAACACGGGAGGGATGGTCATGGCGAAGGATCCGGTTTGCGGGATGGAGGTGGATCCCGCGCAGGCAGCCGGGAGTTCGGTGTACGGCGGAGAGACGTTTCATTTTTGCAGCAGGGCGTGCAAGGAAGCCTTCGACAGGAACCCGGAACGCTATGTGTCGCGTGCCGGTGGCGCAGCAGGGCGTGAGCCCGGGCATGGTGGGCACCGGCGGCACGGCTGCGGACACTGCTGCTAG